The following DNA comes from Musa acuminata AAA Group cultivar baxijiao chromosome BXJ1-4, Cavendish_Baxijiao_AAA, whole genome shotgun sequence.
CTGTCGGTTTGCGATTTGACCTGGAAACTGATAAGTTCATTCACCGTCGTACCTACataatattatgtatatatatactgctGGTGTAGTCAAACTCTTTCGATCATCATGATCTTATGTATCTAATCCAATGACAAATGTCATAGTTTAATAGCATTGACGTTTTCTAGTTCCTCGAGTTCGGAAAGGCCACTCTGGTTAATGTTGACCTCCTACTCTCTATCCTGAGCATGCATGTGCTGCTCTTCATTCGTTGCAATTCCAGTGTTAGTGGATCTAAGATATGCTAATGATATTATTGGATATCGGGAGGGTAGTCTCGTGATGAGTTGAGGAGGGAAATCTTATGAGCGTGTTGCAGGCTAACCTGTGCTATAATGCGGTTTCGGAGCAAGACTGCTTCTTGCCCATCTTTGCCGTCCGCATCGAGCTGCGGCACGCCGCAATGTCCGTGGCCATGGCCATGAGGAACAGGCACCATCTCGTGGATCGGACTCTCATGGTCCACGACCGTCGCTTTGCTGACCTTCCTCCTGTTGTAGAATGTCAGCATCAGGGAGTCCACCATCAGCGTGAAGATGGCCGACAACATGGCGACAAAGGCCGTGAAGGGGAACTTGGACCAAGGGTTCTTGGGGAGGCACGGCGAGCTGAGGTTTTCGAAGGAGTCGGGCAGGACGTGCATGTAGCCGGTGGCGAGGATCACGCCTGAGGCGAAGGCCTTGACGATCACGAAGAGGTTGCGGTCGGGCCGCAGAGCCGGCACCGCGCGGGAGAAGAGCGGGAGGCAGACGCCGATCATGCTGGCCACGAGGATGGTGCCGATGGCGATGAGCTTCAGCCGCAGCGCCTCGGGCTTGTTGTAGCACTCCCCCAGGGACGCCGCGTCGCACTCCGACGGCGTCGCGGGTCCGGTGTCGTTGGCCGCGGAGGCGGAGttggagaggaggaggacgaagaggaAGCTGATGGTGGTGGGGAAATGAGAGGTCATGTTCTTGTCGAATCTTGCTGCTGCTTTTGGAGATATGATTGCACCTCCAAGCTTGGAGGGCGTACTTATAGGGGTTGAGTAGCTCGAGTGGTTACGTGTGATCACTGCAAGCGGGTGGATTTCATGCTGCTTTCTCCTCAGTTGACTTTTTCTGTGGGACCAATTCCGAATGGAATATTACTACTAATGAAATGACGAAATAGCCTCCGTGATCTGTCGCTTAGTAAAGGCGGGATCGGTTAACGTCGGCGGTATTTTGGGCAAATAGAGCGTCGCTCGTGCCAACCTCGGCAAGACACAAGCCGGATTGTTCCGTAGCGCGTGCCGTACCGCTTACCTCATCATATGACCGGGCACGTCCCGCGTGCCGTACTCTTACCGCTGACATCTCACCCTCTCTCTCCGTGGGCGCTCGCCACGTCAGCGTCTCGTGGCTCAACGGCCGGATCGGTTAACGTCGGCGGTATTTTGGGCAAATGGAGCGTCGCTCGTGCCCACCTCGGCAAGACACAAGCCGGAGTGTTCCGTTGCGCGTGCCGTACCGCTTACCTCATCAAATGTCCTGGCACCTCCCGCGTGCCGTACTCCTACCGCTGACATCTCACGCTCGCTCTCCTTGGGTGTTCGCCTCGTCAGCGTATCGTGGCTCAAGTCGTGCTCGTTGTCGGTGTGGAGTATTAACCAAGTATCGCCTCGATAGATGTTGGAGTCTTCAAGCGATGGTTGATGATGCACACCATGTGTTCGAGAAATGTCCTCTCTTGCCGCTCGAGAATTGGGCTTCGGCGCGCGTTTTCGGAACTGCTCTGGTTCGATCTACGAACAATCTGTGATGGTGAAGTTTGATGTTCGTCTCATCTTGAACAGATCTTCCTCCTATCAGGTACGTTTTGTTGGGATTCAAGCTGTtcatttgttgcaagtttggaattTTTTTACTGAAATTGATTCTTGGATGTTGCAATTGTGCCTTTGAGATGATGGTGTAGTCATTGCTTTTGAGGAGTTAAAACACCGTCtttattgatgagagattaactaTTACATGCAGAGAAATGATTTTCCAGAATATACCAGTAGGATGATTTTGTAGGTTTTTCGTATTCATGGTTTTGTTTACTTCTTCTAGGATACTAAAATAATCTTGAGAAACTAGAGATGATCATTGTGGTTCTTTATTTGTTCTTAGAATTTACCATGTCAACAATTCATTTCAGTATCCTAAAGCCCATGCCtgatttgtgattttacttcatGCATGTAGGAACAAAACCTACAGACCTCAGTTGATGACCATAGGATTTCAATTGGATGAAGTACTGTTGGAACATTCTCTTTCTCAAGAAAGTGGTGTAGATTGATggaaaattttgtcaactttcaaTCGCCATAATCTCTTATGCAATTGATGGTCTTTAGTTCTTTGAATTTTTGCATGCAATTGTAGTATTGCTATATTGCCATAACAGAGTATATCTCTAATCATATAGGTACCTCTAAGATGCATCATGTGTGGGTGTACACTTGCCATATATAATCACGTGTTAAAAACTCTAATATCAGAAACTTATGTGTTGAACATCATGGATCCTGTGAAATCCATTGCTTCTCAGAAGTGTGTTAAAAGTTCACTTTACATATTATTTGTTGCCTACCTTAACAAATTATTGTTTATGTTTGATTACAAGAGTTCTGAACTTTGATTGCTGGCACAATTTGCCATGATTTCTTTTAACTGTCTATGATTTTATTGCAGCTGTTCTTATTCTTATAATAAAATCTAGTTTCAAAGTATGATCTAATAGTCGATATGGTAGAATTGGTACAAATTTACATGTACAAGAGTACTTTCATGGAACACATCAAAATGCCTGTTGTACATGgaaaatatgaatttaagatCTTTTTACTTCTTCTTGTTGTCATATTGTCACTCAAGTAGACTGGAAGTTATCAAAGATTCAGAACCAGGAATTAATTTTAAAAGCTATCATGCTGTCGACACTTTCTATAATGTTATACTTCTAATAAGATAAGTTCATGGGTAGAGATATCTGATCTTTGGTTAAATGCTTAACTTGTCCTTTGAAAATGGTCGAT
Coding sequences within:
- the LOC135672597 gene encoding fe(2+) transport protein 1-like → MTSHFPTTISFLFVLLLSNSASAANDTGPATPSECDAASLGECYNKPEALRLKLIAIGTILVASMIGVCLPLFSRAVPALRPDRNLFVIVKAFASGVILATGYMHVLPDSFENLSSPCLPKNPWSKFPFTAFVAMLSAIFTLMVDSLMLTFYNRRKVSKATVVDHESPIHEMVPVPHGHGHGHCGVPQLDADGKDGQEAVLLRNRIIAQVLEMGIIVHSVVIGLSMGASQNPCTIRPLVAALCFHQLFEGMGLGGCILQAEYGIKMKAILAFFFATTTPFGVAIGIGLSNVYRDNSPTALIVVGLLNASSAGLLNYMALVDLLATDFMGPKLQGSVKLQLWAYLAVLLGSGGMSLMAKWA